In Drosophila teissieri strain GT53w chromosome 2R, Prin_Dtei_1.1, whole genome shotgun sequence, the following proteins share a genomic window:
- the LOC122613092 gene encoding translation initiation factor eIF-2B subunit gamma, with protein MSEFQAVVFAAGRGTRLPEVLGDAPKCLLPVGPYPLIWYPLNLLQQHNFSEVIVVVLEQEKLEIQSALENTPLKLRLDYATIPSDGDFGTADSLRYIYDKIKSDFLVVSCDLVSNVSLYPLINKFREHDAALAMLLFPSGFESDVVMPGPKSKHKPERDLIGIHAATQRLAFVSAASDCEETLNIQRHLLKNRGRLEVYSRLVDAHVYVLKKWVIDYLRRKENISTFKGEFLPHLIKKQHSKRPPKPVLDTTSEVGVVTKNEDHVLHYVDHTILDQKITQTSLFNQSLSQAPYHGDVVRCYGIQAPKDAIGVRVNNTLSFLAINRKLASIWNNLCGEKHPLISPGAVVKSTQTKEIIAADNAKLSEKTSLNFSVFGPNCIINPKNIVANSLIMSNAVVEEGCNIDNCIIGHRAQVKSGSVLKNCIIGPNYVVEEGTHSQAVHLSNADQFMEIDIQ; from the exons atgtCAGAGTTCCAGGCCGTTGTTTTTGCCGCTGGACGTGGCACTCGTCTACCCGAGGTCCTGGGCGATGCCCCCAAATGCCTGCTGCCCGTGGGCCCATATCCTCTGATTTGGTATCCCCTAAATCTGCTGCAACAACACAACTTTTCAG AGGTCATTGTTGTGGTGCTGGAACAGGAAAAACTGGAGATCCAATCGGCGCTGGAAAACACTCCCTTAAAGCTGAGACTGGACTACGCCACTATTCCGAGTGACGGTGATTTCGGAACCGCCGACAGTCTGCGCTACATATACGATAAGATCAAGTCGGACTTTCTAGTGGTCAGCTGCGACCTGGTCAGCAATGTCAGTCTATATCCGCTGATCAACAAGTTCCGGGAACATGATGCCGCCCTTGCAATGCTCCTGTTCCCCAGCGGATTCGAGTCGGACGTCGTTATGCCCGGTCCCAAGAGCAAGCACAAACCGGAACGGGATTTGATTGGCATCCATGCGGCCACTCAGAGATTGGCTTTCGTGTCTGCCGCCAGTGACTGCGAGGAAACACTCAACATCCAGCGGCATCTGCTCAAGAACCGCGGTAGGTTGGAAGTATACAGCCGACTGGTGGATGCTCATGTGTACGTGCTCAAGAAATGGGTTATAGATTACCTACGAAGG AAGGAGAATATATCCACTTTTAAGGGCGAGTTTCTGCCGCACTTGATCAAGAAGCAGCACTCAAAACGACCTCCTAAACCGGTGCTGGACACCACATCcgaagtgggcgtggtcacCAAGAATGAGGATCATGTTTTGCAT TATGTGGACCACACCATTTTGGATCAGAAGATCACGCAGACTTCACTGTTTAACCAATCTCTATCTCAAGCCCCATATCATGGCGATGTTGTGCGTTGCTATGGCATTCAGGCGCCCAAAGATGCCATCGGTGTGCGGGTGAACAACACATTGAGTTTCTTGGCCATCAATCGCAAGTTAGCCAGCATCTGGAACAACTTGTGTGGCGAAAAGCACCCACTGATATCTCCCGGAGCCGTGGTAAAATCCACCCAAACGAAGGAGATCATAGCGGCCGACAATGCCAAGTTGTCCGAAAAGACCTCACTGAACTTTAGCGTTTTCGGACCCAACTGCATCATCAATCCCAAAAACATTGTGGCCAACTCGCTCATAATGTCCAACGCGGTTGTGGAGGAGGGCTGCAACATCGACAACTGCATAATTGGCCACCGAGCGCAGGTGAAGAGCGGATCCGTGCTGAAGAACTGCATCATTGGACCGAATTACGTGGTGGAGGAGGGCACCCACAGCCAGGCAGTGCATCTGTCCAACGCGGATCAGTTCATGGAGATAGATATACAGTGA
- the LOC122613093 gene encoding putative cyclin-dependent serine/threonine-protein kinase DDB_G0272797/DDB_G0274007, with product MHTPSAVLLVLAVSTGLWASCVEGAATGSPSATATTAKPKGFEARSLDINSSGGEEELDDFETQAQTHLAYRQQPQQQRQLYEYSEEDQEEAPRPVYANRNAKQQSNFLKIQGQLKKPLSEESEEEEEEVEEPDRLSTLLSKSSFSCTDRNSGYYADESLSCEVFHYCQESQKHSWICPEGFTFHQIHLICMPPSHDNICKQSSKYHIVNDYLYKPINLQEHQSKPNVTLRYSERYFPENYYEHERYDDEEEQLPAAPRPRIQQQQHHQQQLQQPQQQHRQVVAYQQPQQQPQVRVQYQQPQQHQHHQQQAQPQPQVVTQIRHQPQPQPTTLAYRKPQPATTVQPQLQLHQLHQPQLQLHQQRPQTLAPTVTPAPYRFFTAAPQLQHLQQQQQQVFRTPEEINISLQQRRPQVFIATTPRYYEDEYLYERRK from the exons ATGCA CACCCCATCTGCCGTTCTTCTAGTCCTGGCTGTGTCCACCGGCCTGTGGGCCAGCTGCGTGGAGGGTGCAGCCACCGGATCACCGTCGGCCACGGCCACCACCGCCAAGCCCAAGGGATTTGAGGCACGATCGCTGGACATCAACTCCAGCGGAggcgaggaggagctggacgaCTTCGAGACACAGGCCCAGACGCATCTGGCATATcgccagcagccgcagcagcagcgccagctgTACGAGTACAGCGAGGAGGACCAGGAGGAGGCACCGCGTCCGGTGTACGCCAACCGAAATGCCAAACAGCAAAGCAACTTCCTCAAGATCCAGGGCCAGCTGAAGAAGCCGCTCAGCGAAGagagcgaggaggaggaggaagaagtgGAGGAGCCCGATCGTCTCTCCACCCTGCTGAGCAAGTCCTCCTTCAGCTGCACGGACCGGAACTCTGG ATACTATGCCGACGAGTCGCTGAGCTGCGAAGTGTTCCACTACTGCCAAGAGAGCCAGAAGCACTCGTGGATCTGTCCCGAGGGTTTCACCTTCCACCAGATCCATTTAATCTGCATGCCGCCCTCCCACGACAACATCTGCAAGCAGTCGTCCAAGTACCATATTGTGAACGACTACTTGTACAAGCCCATCAATCTTCAGGAGCACCAGAGCAAGCCGAATGTGACGCTTCGCTACTCGGAGCGCTACTTCCCGGAGAACTACTACGAGCACGAGCGTTAcgatgacgaggaggagcagttGCCCGCCGCCCCAAGGCCAcgcatccagcagcagcagcatcaccagcaaCAACTCCAACAgccccagcagcaacatcgccaAGTGGTGGCCtaccagcagccgcagcagcagccccaaGTGAGGGTACAGTaccagcagccacagcagcaccagcaccatcaACAGCAGGCACAGCCGCAACCACAAGTGGTGACGCAGATCCGCCATCAGCCGCAACCTCAGCCGACTACCCTGGCCTACCGGAAGCCACAGCCAGCGACCACAGTCCAGccccagttgcagttgcatcaGCTGCACCAGCCCCAATTGCAGCTGCACCAGCAAAGGCCACAGACGTTGGCGCCGACCGTGACGCCCGCGCCGTACCGATTCTTCACTGCCGCTCCCCAGCTGCAGCActtacagcagcagcaacagcaggtcTTCCGCACGCCCGAGGAGATCAACATATCGCTGCAGCAGCGTCGGCCGCAGGTGTTCATTGCCACAACGCCGAGGTATTACGAGGATGAGTACCTCTACGAGCGGAGGAAGTGA
- the LOC122612321 gene encoding uncharacterized protein LOC122612321 isoform X11, producing the protein MTATLFFTMMFLFLATSIIIKVACTAARRRSRRDRNAFNAPEDPSANRYGDIFFIEPGSVEANRIRDQLEKDEKDLPSYDEVMRMCSLTTPTAAAAGLPVPPSPLGEPGPIGIAALPAPPYSETDPHAPSAGGVTVIAMETVEPSTSRAAQIPLSTGSGPPAPLPTTTV; encoded by the exons ATGACGGCAACCCTTTTCTTCACCATGATGTTCCTCTTCCTAGCCACAAGTATTATCATCAAG GTTGCTTGTACGGCAGCAAGAAGGCGATCCCGCAGAG ACCGAAATGCTTTCAACGCCCCGGAGGATCCATCAGCGAACCGCTATGGCGACATATTCTTCATTGAGCCTGGCAGCGTGGAGGCCAACCGCATCCGCGATCAACTGGAAAAGGATGAGAAGGATCTGCCCAGCTACGACGAGGTGATGCGCATGTGCAGCCTGACCACACCCACAGCAGCGGCGGCTGGACTGCCTGTTCCCCCATCGCCTCTCGGCGAACCCGGTCCCATTGGAATTGCGGCACTGCCGGCTCCACCGTACTCGGAGACAGATCCACATGCCCCATCCGCCGGCGGAGTCACTGTCATCGCGATGGAAACGGTGGAGCCATCCACTTCCCGCGCGGCACAGATCCCACTCAGCACGGGATCGggtcctcctgctcctttgcCAACGACAACGGTGTGA
- the LOC122612321 gene encoding uncharacterized protein LOC122612321 isoform X9 — protein MGAGLSSFSVVLLVIILIIVFLTNAYNKAKRAGQAGRDYRVRTERSADTRNDRNAFNAPEDPSANRYGDIFFIEPGSVEANRIRDQLEKDEKDLPSYDEVMRMCSLTTPTAAAAGLPVPPSPLGEPGPIGIAALPAPPYSETDPHAPSAGGVTVIAMETVEPSTSRAAQIPLSTGSGPPAPLPTTTV, from the exons ATGGGTGCAGGGCTCAGTTCGTTTTCCGTGGTGCTGCTGGTCATCATTCTCATAATAGTC TTCCTTACGAATGCCTACAACAAGGCCAAGAGGGCTGGCCAGGCGGGCAGAGATTACAGGGTCAGAACGGAGAGGAGCGCCGACACACGAAATG ACCGAAATGCTTTCAACGCCCCGGAGGATCCATCAGCGAACCGCTATGGCGACATATTCTTCATTGAGCCTGGCAGCGTGGAGGCCAACCGCATCCGCGATCAACTGGAAAAGGATGAGAAGGATCTGCCCAGCTACGACGAGGTGATGCGCATGTGCAGCCTGACCACACCCACAGCAGCGGCGGCTGGACTGCCTGTTCCCCCATCGCCTCTCGGCGAACCCGGTCCCATTGGAATTGCGGCACTGCCGGCTCCACCGTACTCGGAGACAGATCCACATGCCCCATCCGCCGGCGGAGTCACTGTCATCGCGATGGAAACGGTGGAGCCATCCACTTCCCGCGCGGCACAGATCCCACTCAGCACGGGATCGggtcctcctgctcctttgcCAACGACAACGGTGTGA
- the LOC122612321 gene encoding uncharacterized protein LOC122612321 isoform X1 produces MGAGLSSFSVVLLVIILIIVFLTNAYNKAKRAGQAGRDYRVRTERSADTRNVFPGLNFVFPWSSVHLLPHISQTRFAMDLVEVYYFISFILIFLILIRAYICPNHKWKCVCCLQYRQESDRNAFNAPEDPSANRYGDIFFIEPGSVEANRIRDQLEKDEKDLPSYDEVMRMCSLTTPTAAAAGLPVPPSPLGEPGPIGIAALPAPPYSETDPHAPSAGGVTVIAMETVEPSTSRAAQIPLSTGSGPPAPLPTTTV; encoded by the exons ATGGGTGCAGGGCTCAGTTCGTTTTCCGTGGTGCTGCTGGTCATCATTCTCATAATAGTC TTCCTTACGAATGCCTACAACAAGGCCAAGAGGGCTGGCCAGGCGGGCAGAGATTACAGGGTCAGAACGGAGAGGAGCGCCGACACACGAAATG TTTTCCCGGGTCTTAATTTCGTGTTCCCGTGGTCCTCGGTTCATTTGTTGCCACACATTTCCCAGACTCGGTTCGCAATGGATCTCGTCGAGGTGTATTACTTCATATCCTTCATTCTGATATTCCTTATTCTGATCAGG GCCTACATCTGTCCCAATCACAAGTGGAAGTGCGTCTGCTGCCTGCAATATAGGCAGGAATCTG ACCGAAATGCTTTCAACGCCCCGGAGGATCCATCAGCGAACCGCTATGGCGACATATTCTTCATTGAGCCTGGCAGCGTGGAGGCCAACCGCATCCGCGATCAACTGGAAAAGGATGAGAAGGATCTGCCCAGCTACGACGAGGTGATGCGCATGTGCAGCCTGACCACACCCACAGCAGCGGCGGCTGGACTGCCTGTTCCCCCATCGCCTCTCGGCGAACCCGGTCCCATTGGAATTGCGGCACTGCCGGCTCCACCGTACTCGGAGACAGATCCACATGCCCCATCCGCCGGCGGAGTCACTGTCATCGCGATGGAAACGGTGGAGCCATCCACTTCCCGCGCGGCACAGATCCCACTCAGCACGGGATCGggtcctcctgctcctttgcCAACGACAACGGTGTGA
- the LOC122612321 gene encoding uncharacterized protein LOC122612321 isoform X8 encodes MYAGVFGFGFFGFVVLVVVLLVARECYLFIKMKIDDWNMRVYARLLRHEMMLRLAMEDRNAFNAPEDPSANRYGDIFFIEPGSVEANRIRDQLEKDEKDLPSYDEVMRMCSLTTPTAAAAGLPVPPSPLGEPGPIGIAALPAPPYSETDPHAPSAGGVTVIAMETVEPSTSRAAQIPLSTGSGPPAPLPTTTV; translated from the exons ATGTATGCAGGGgtctttggatttggattctTTGGATTTGTCGTGCTCGTTGTCGTATTGCTAGTCGCTCGG GAGTGCTATCTGTTCATCAAGATGAAGATCGACGACTGGAATATGCGGGTATATGCCCGACTTTTGCGCCATGAGATGATGTTGCGCCTGGCCATGGAAG ACCGAAATGCTTTCAACGCCCCGGAGGATCCATCAGCGAACCGCTATGGCGACATATTCTTCATTGAGCCTGGCAGCGTGGAGGCCAACCGCATCCGCGATCAACTGGAAAAGGATGAGAAGGATCTGCCCAGCTACGACGAGGTGATGCGCATGTGCAGCCTGACCACACCCACAGCAGCGGCGGCTGGACTGCCTGTTCCCCCATCGCCTCTCGGCGAACCCGGTCCCATTGGAATTGCGGCACTGCCGGCTCCACCGTACTCGGAGACAGATCCACATGCCCCATCCGCCGGCGGAGTCACTGTCATCGCGATGGAAACGGTGGAGCCATCCACTTCCCGCGCGGCACAGATCCCACTCAGCACGGGATCGggtcctcctgctcctttgcCAACGACAACGGTGTGA
- the LOC122612321 gene encoding uncharacterized protein LOC122612321 isoform X3, with translation MEAIDTLYISLIFFLVFGLCYKSRKNINSGVYDTESISAGGVSPDRNAFNAPEDPSANRYGDIFFIEPGSVEANRIRDQLEKDEKDLPSYDEVMRMCSLTTPTAAAAGLPVPPSPLGEPGPIGIAALPAPPYSETDPHAPSAGGVTVIAMETVEPSTSRAAQIPLSTGSGPPAPLPTTTV, from the exons ATGGAAGCGATCGACACATTGTACATTTCGCTTATTTTCTTCTTGGTGTTTGGT CTGTGCTACAAGAGCAGAAAGAACATCAACTCCGGGGTATACGATACCGAGAGCATTTCGGCAGGGGGCGTATCCCCAG ACCGAAATGCTTTCAACGCCCCGGAGGATCCATCAGCGAACCGCTATGGCGACATATTCTTCATTGAGCCTGGCAGCGTGGAGGCCAACCGCATCCGCGATCAACTGGAAAAGGATGAGAAGGATCTGCCCAGCTACGACGAGGTGATGCGCATGTGCAGCCTGACCACACCCACAGCAGCGGCGGCTGGACTGCCTGTTCCCCCATCGCCTCTCGGCGAACCCGGTCCCATTGGAATTGCGGCACTGCCGGCTCCACCGTACTCGGAGACAGATCCACATGCCCCATCCGCCGGCGGAGTCACTGTCATCGCGATGGAAACGGTGGAGCCATCCACTTCCCGCGCGGCACAGATCCCACTCAGCACGGGATCGggtcctcctgctcctttgcCAACGACAACGGTGTGA
- the LOC122612321 gene encoding uncharacterized protein LOC122612321 isoform X2, which produces MPYYAFMMIGWFLIISIVSILIRACCLCATQKTPRPATTSGRGPGGGPGPGENPPSRQPGRVLQSYRIDQSGVTLSTDRNAFNAPEDPSANRYGDIFFIEPGSVEANRIRDQLEKDEKDLPSYDEVMRMCSLTTPTAAAAGLPVPPSPLGEPGPIGIAALPAPPYSETDPHAPSAGGVTVIAMETVEPSTSRAAQIPLSTGSGPPAPLPTTTV; this is translated from the exons ATGCCTTATTACGCCTTTATGATGATTGGCTGGTTCCTCATAATCTCAATCGTATCCATACTGATTCGA GCCTGTTGTCTGTGCGCCACGCAGAAGACTCCTCGACCAGCCACCaccagtgggcgtggtccagGTGGAGGTCCTGGTCCTGGGGAGAATCCACCAAGCCGACAGCCGGGAAGGGTGCTGCAGAGCTATAGAATCGATCAGTCAGGAGTGACCCTAAGCACAG ACCGAAATGCTTTCAACGCCCCGGAGGATCCATCAGCGAACCGCTATGGCGACATATTCTTCATTGAGCCTGGCAGCGTGGAGGCCAACCGCATCCGCGATCAACTGGAAAAGGATGAGAAGGATCTGCCCAGCTACGACGAGGTGATGCGCATGTGCAGCCTGACCACACCCACAGCAGCGGCGGCTGGACTGCCTGTTCCCCCATCGCCTCTCGGCGAACCCGGTCCCATTGGAATTGCGGCACTGCCGGCTCCACCGTACTCGGAGACAGATCCACATGCCCCATCCGCCGGCGGAGTCACTGTCATCGCGATGGAAACGGTGGAGCCATCCACTTCCCGCGCGGCACAGATCCCACTCAGCACGGGATCGggtcctcctgctcctttgcCAACGACAACGGTGTGA
- the LOC122612321 gene encoding uncharacterized protein LOC122612321 isoform X6: protein MGDQFRWCEFGVLLLFFLLILYFSISRCVAQKRRRRLPVSPPLSRFVSSCPSSPGLSSRLSWTPDRNAFNAPEDPSANRYGDIFFIEPGSVEANRIRDQLEKDEKDLPSYDEVMRMCSLTTPTAAAAGLPVPPSPLGEPGPIGIAALPAPPYSETDPHAPSAGGVTVIAMETVEPSTSRAAQIPLSTGSGPPAPLPTTTV, encoded by the exons ATGGGCGATCAGTTTCGCTGGTGTGAGTTTGGGGTCCTGCTGCTCTTCTTCCTGCTGATCTTGTACTTTTCCATCAGT AGATGTGTGGCCCAGAAGCGCCGAAGGAGACTGCCAGTTAGCCCGCCCTTGAGCAGATTCGTTTCCTCGTGTCCCTCGTCGCCGGGATTGAGTAGTCGCCTCAGTTGGACACCAG ACCGAAATGCTTTCAACGCCCCGGAGGATCCATCAGCGAACCGCTATGGCGACATATTCTTCATTGAGCCTGGCAGCGTGGAGGCCAACCGCATCCGCGATCAACTGGAAAAGGATGAGAAGGATCTGCCCAGCTACGACGAGGTGATGCGCATGTGCAGCCTGACCACACCCACAGCAGCGGCGGCTGGACTGCCTGTTCCCCCATCGCCTCTCGGCGAACCCGGTCCCATTGGAATTGCGGCACTGCCGGCTCCACCGTACTCGGAGACAGATCCACATGCCCCATCCGCCGGCGGAGTCACTGTCATCGCGATGGAAACGGTGGAGCCATCCACTTCCCGCGCGGCACAGATCCCACTCAGCACGGGATCGggtcctcctgctcctttgcCAACGACAACGGTGTGA
- the LOC122612321 gene encoding uncharacterized protein LOC122612321 isoform X5, whose translation MERIPSPVLAYPRGYTVYSDPKMSNVPPYLVFFFLAFISCALTFCCLRFCIWVCCEARDSRSRRRGRRHDRNAFNAPEDPSANRYGDIFFIEPGSVEANRIRDQLEKDEKDLPSYDEVMRMCSLTTPTAAAAGLPVPPSPLGEPGPIGIAALPAPPYSETDPHAPSAGGVTVIAMETVEPSTSRAAQIPLSTGSGPPAPLPTTTV comes from the exons ATGGAGCGAATACCCTCGCCGGTGCTCGCGTATCCACGTGGATATACCGTTTACTCCGATCCCAAAATGTCGAATGTGCCGCCCTACTTGGTGTTCTTCTTCCTGGCCTTCATCTCGTGTGCCCTCACCTTCTGCTGCCTGAGATTCTGCATTTGGGTGTGCTGCGAGGCCAGGGATTCCAGGAGTCGCAGACGCGGACGCAGACATG ACCGAAATGCTTTCAACGCCCCGGAGGATCCATCAGCGAACCGCTATGGCGACATATTCTTCATTGAGCCTGGCAGCGTGGAGGCCAACCGCATCCGCGATCAACTGGAAAAGGATGAGAAGGATCTGCCCAGCTACGACGAGGTGATGCGCATGTGCAGCCTGACCACACCCACAGCAGCGGCGGCTGGACTGCCTGTTCCCCCATCGCCTCTCGGCGAACCCGGTCCCATTGGAATTGCGGCACTGCCGGCTCCACCGTACTCGGAGACAGATCCACATGCCCCATCCGCCGGCGGAGTCACTGTCATCGCGATGGAAACGGTGGAGCCATCCACTTCCCGCGCGGCACAGATCCCACTCAGCACGGGATCGggtcctcctgctcctttgcCAACGACAACGGTGTGA
- the LOC122612321 gene encoding uncharacterized protein LOC122612321 isoform X7, which yields MDFFIFYVGLFFIFFLIMPMVYFALQFILWIILNKCCGTNPRGFQDPVRRRRRRQRQQRQRSDRNAFNAPEDPSANRYGDIFFIEPGSVEANRIRDQLEKDEKDLPSYDEVMRMCSLTTPTAAAAGLPVPPSPLGEPGPIGIAALPAPPYSETDPHAPSAGGVTVIAMETVEPSTSRAAQIPLSTGSGPPAPLPTTTV from the exons ATGGATTTCTTTATATTCTATGTGGGGCTGTTCTTCATCTTCTTCCTGATCATGCCCATGGTCTATTTCGCTCTTCAG TTTATACTCTGGATTATTCTGAACAAGTGCTGCGGAACCAATCCTCGGGGCTTTCAAGACCCGGTAagacgtcgacgtcgacgacAACGTCAACAACGACAGCGTAGTG ACCGAAATGCTTTCAACGCCCCGGAGGATCCATCAGCGAACCGCTATGGCGACATATTCTTCATTGAGCCTGGCAGCGTGGAGGCCAACCGCATCCGCGATCAACTGGAAAAGGATGAGAAGGATCTGCCCAGCTACGACGAGGTGATGCGCATGTGCAGCCTGACCACACCCACAGCAGCGGCGGCTGGACTGCCTGTTCCCCCATCGCCTCTCGGCGAACCCGGTCCCATTGGAATTGCGGCACTGCCGGCTCCACCGTACTCGGAGACAGATCCACATGCCCCATCCGCCGGCGGAGTCACTGTCATCGCGATGGAAACGGTGGAGCCATCCACTTCCCGCGCGGCACAGATCCCACTCAGCACGGGATCGggtcctcctgctcctttgcCAACGACAACGGTGTGA
- the LOC122612321 gene encoding uncharacterized protein LOC122612321 isoform X10: protein MELLAAFFTLLLLGLLAYAALQFAVVWILKSCCRLGPHRNAFNAPEDPSANRYGDIFFIEPGSVEANRIRDQLEKDEKDLPSYDEVMRMCSLTTPTAAAAGLPVPPSPLGEPGPIGIAALPAPPYSETDPHAPSAGGVTVIAMETVEPSTSRAAQIPLSTGSGPPAPLPTTTV, encoded by the exons ATGGAACTCCTAGCCGCTTTCTTTACACTCCTGCTGCTCGGCCTCCTGGCCTATGCAGCCCTACAG TTTGCCGTTGTTTGGATCTTGAAAAGCTGCTGCCGATTAGGGCCGC ACCGAAATGCTTTCAACGCCCCGGAGGATCCATCAGCGAACCGCTATGGCGACATATTCTTCATTGAGCCTGGCAGCGTGGAGGCCAACCGCATCCGCGATCAACTGGAAAAGGATGAGAAGGATCTGCCCAGCTACGACGAGGTGATGCGCATGTGCAGCCTGACCACACCCACAGCAGCGGCGGCTGGACTGCCTGTTCCCCCATCGCCTCTCGGCGAACCCGGTCCCATTGGAATTGCGGCACTGCCGGCTCCACCGTACTCGGAGACAGATCCACATGCCCCATCCGCCGGCGGAGTCACTGTCATCGCGATGGAAACGGTGGAGCCATCCACTTCCCGCGCGGCACAGATCCCACTCAGCACGGGATCGggtcctcctgctcctttgcCAACGACAACGGTGTGA
- the LOC122612321 gene encoding uncharacterized protein LOC122612321 isoform X4: MMHGSEPTLDWGSGFGLHIAIYLALAFFFFCLLPLACYYIRVESETLAKICQPRCRRQQRIPEQHRQRYDIGIDRNAFNAPEDPSANRYGDIFFIEPGSVEANRIRDQLEKDEKDLPSYDEVMRMCSLTTPTAAAAGLPVPPSPLGEPGPIGIAALPAPPYSETDPHAPSAGGVTVIAMETVEPSTSRAAQIPLSTGSGPPAPLPTTTV, translated from the exons ATGATGCACGGATCCGAACCCACCTTGGATTGGGGCAGCGGCTTCGGCCTGCATATAGCCATCTACTTGGCCTTGGCGTTCTTCTTTTTCTGCCTGCTCCCGCTCGCCTGCTACTACATCCGCGTGGAGAGCGAAACTCTGGCCAAGATCTGTCAGCCGCGATGTCGACGTCAGCAGAGGATTCCGGAGCAACATCGTCAGCGATACGACATTGGAATTG ACCGAAATGCTTTCAACGCCCCGGAGGATCCATCAGCGAACCGCTATGGCGACATATTCTTCATTGAGCCTGGCAGCGTGGAGGCCAACCGCATCCGCGATCAACTGGAAAAGGATGAGAAGGATCTGCCCAGCTACGACGAGGTGATGCGCATGTGCAGCCTGACCACACCCACAGCAGCGGCGGCTGGACTGCCTGTTCCCCCATCGCCTCTCGGCGAACCCGGTCCCATTGGAATTGCGGCACTGCCGGCTCCACCGTACTCGGAGACAGATCCACATGCCCCATCCGCCGGCGGAGTCACTGTCATCGCGATGGAAACGGTGGAGCCATCCACTTCCCGCGCGGCACAGATCCCACTCAGCACGGGATCGggtcctcctgctcctttgcCAACGACAACGGTGTGA